Proteins co-encoded in one Flavobacterium fluviale genomic window:
- a CDS encoding GxxExxY protein codes for MTKKYLTDLIYQVNGAAIEVHKNIGAGLLESIYHQCMIKKLSLRGINFKSELVIPIEYKGLQLESDLRCDLFIENCLVLELKAVDQIIPVHIAKLMSYMKLLKSPIGLMINFNVTNIYHEGQKTYVNELYRWLQD; via the coding sequence ATGACAAAGAAATATTTGACTGATTTAATTTATCAAGTTAACGGAGCAGCGATTGAAGTTCATAAAAATATTGGAGCAGGACTTTTAGAAAGTATATATCATCAGTGCATGATTAAAAAATTATCACTAAGAGGTATTAATTTTAAATCTGAGTTAGTAATTCCTATTGAATATAAAGGATTACAATTAGAGTCAGATTTAAGATGTGATTTATTCATTGAGAATTGTTTAGTTCTTGAATTAAAAGCTGTTGATCAAATTATACCTGTTCATATTGCAAAACTAATGTCTTATATGAAACTTTTAAAATCACCAATAGGATTAATGATAAATTTTAATGTAACAAATATTTATCACGAAGGTCAGAAAACATATGTCAACGAATTATATCGCTGGCTACAAGATTAA
- a CDS encoding SufE family protein encodes MTIKEIQNEIIDEFSMFDDWMQRYEYIIELGKTLPLIKEEYKTDENLIKGCQSKVWLQGEQQDDKIIFTADSDAILTKGIIAILIRAFSNQKAKDILEADVDFIDEIGLKEHLSATRANGLVSMIKNIKMYALAFDSKNKN; translated from the coding sequence ATGACAATAAAGGAAATACAAAACGAAATAATAGACGAATTCTCAATGTTCGACGACTGGATGCAGCGTTACGAATACATCATTGAGCTCGGAAAAACGCTTCCGCTGATTAAAGAAGAATATAAAACCGATGAGAATTTAATTAAAGGATGCCAGTCGAAAGTTTGGTTACAAGGCGAACAGCAAGACGATAAAATTATTTTCACAGCAGACAGCGATGCTATTTTGACTAAAGGGATAATCGCAATTTTAATTCGTGCTTTCTCGAATCAAAAAGCAAAAGATATTCTAGAAGCTGATGTAGATTTTATTGACGAAATCGGTCTAAAAGAGCATTTATCAGCAACACGTGCTAACGGTTTGGTTTCGATGATAAAGAACATCAAAATGTATGCTTTGGCATTTGATTCAAAAAACAAAAATTAA